One segment of Anguilla anguilla isolate fAngAng1 chromosome 1, fAngAng1.pri, whole genome shotgun sequence DNA contains the following:
- the LOC118208716 gene encoding zinc finger protein 16-like — translation MSIEAGGNSALEEQPEVGTRSGVHQCPKCSRQFTCKSNFNRHWKVYSGQRPYSCLVCGRKFNQESNCQRHQQLHMHPRRSKKGRSGRKKSGHSRTKMSLGQDDKARETSEDGSQLLVVNQTEGELGDDRNLREAFREAESLCKLSLEELNMGREETKGGGRVAEEGNEKPQMPAVDVSAGVKSEVEVSYEVELPHRGEMEASLKEHEPQGLTIICPLCGLIGGTLSSLDQHIKAQHPNEAIADQNRKAIGVSGSDIQCLQCGRSFSLKSNLKKHMLIHSGVRPYSCPDCGRTFNQSGNVLRHQRTCHQVHSALSNKGEAAKTSQRKKRSRRASGKESTDPEEQGNTPAAQPAVHVQFLCYVCGHGFLSQDSLEVHEQSHRRELPYRCAHCGRGFAHVQNFSRHLLVHTGERPWHCRDCGLRFNQASNLNRHCRTKGHQGATTEHTGVWHKSKRMGRRGRIHKLNTNVM, via the exons ATGAGCATTGAAGCAGGTGGAAATTCTGCACTAGAAGAGCAACCTGAGGTAGGGACACGCAGTGGTGTACACCAATGTCCCAAGTGCAGTCGTCAGTTCACTTGCAAGTCCAACTTCAACCGTCACTGGAAAGTCTACTCAGGACAGAGGCCCTACAGCTGTCTAGTGTGTGGTCGCAAATTCAACCAGGAGTCCAACTGCCAGAGGCATCAGCAATTACATATGCACCCAAGAAGATCGAAAAAGGGAAGGTCTGGGAGGAAGAAAAGTGGGCATTCCAGGACAAAGATGTCCCTGGGTCAGGATGATAAGGCAAGGGAGACTTCAGAAGATGGCAGCCAGCTTTTAGTAGTAAATCAAACAGAAGGCGAACTTGGTGACGATAGAAATCTTAGGGAAGCCTTCAGAGAAGCAGAATCTTTGTGCAAACTCAGTTTGGAGGAACTGAACATGGGAAGAGAGGAAACCAAAGGAGGAGGTAGAGTAGCGGAAGAGGGGAATGAAAAGCCACAGATGCCTGCTGTAGATGTGTCAGCAGGGGTCAAGAGTGAGGTAGAGGTGAGTTATGAGGTGGAGCTGCCCCACAGGGGAGAAATGGAGGCCAGCCTGAAAGAGCATGAGCCTCAGGGGCTAACCATCATCTGCCCTCTGTGCGGACTGATTGGTGGCACTTTGTCCAGTTTGGACCAACACATTAAGGCCCAACATCCGAACGAGGCCATCGCCGATCAAAATAGAAAAGCAATAGGTGTGTCTGGTTCAGACATCCAGTGTCTTCAGTGCGGACGCAGTTTCTCCTTGAAGTCTAATCTGAAGAAGCACATGTTGATACATTCGGGGGTACGACCCTATAGCTGCCCTGATTGTGGCAGGACCTTCAACCAATCGGGCAACGTCTTGAGGCATCAGCGCACTTGTCACCAAGTCCACTCTGCCCTCAGCAACAAGGGAGAGGCAGCAAAGACAAGCCAGCGGAAGAAAAGGTCTAGGAGAG CGAGTGGAAAGGAGAGCACAGATCCTGAGGAGCAGGGCAACACACCTGCTGCCCAACCTGCTGTTCACGTCCAGTTCCTGTGCTACGTATGTGGCCATGGCTTTCTCTCCCAGGATAGTCTGGAGGTCCACGAACAGAGCCACAGAAGGGAGCTGCCCTACCGCTGCGCCCACTGCGGCAGAGGCTTTGCCCACGTGCAGAACTTTTCCCGCCATCTGCTGGTGCACACTGGCGAGAGGCCCTGGCACTGTAGAGACTGCGGGCTTCGCTTCAACCAGGCCTCCAATCTCAACCGGCACTGCCGCACCAAGGGCCACCAGGGTGCCACTACTGAGCATACTGGGGTTTGGCACAAAAGTAAAAGAATGGGGAGACGAGGCAGAATCCACAAACTAAATacgaatgtaatgtaa
- the zgc:66448 gene encoding LOW QUALITY PROTEIN: zinc finger protein 628 (The sequence of the model RefSeq protein was modified relative to this genomic sequence to represent the inferred CDS: deleted 1 base in 1 codon) — protein MVPNLVIDLTASEHEAHTHPVVSCDNQREFEWSEAEEESELHRDAVEYDENNVPEMGVDVSPKLIDNGVESSPGGEEVEAAKPSSPSQDREKKVKGTDKELGEKEGGTAKAEAPVKQKKSRLICRECGKLFTRRETFNLHRHFHTHQDELASLTCKECGLTFQHRSSLIKHRSEHKEKSAPVVLEKRVHGREGRSLQCAHCGETFRTLVKLRCHACRLAPEKPYRCPLCRREFQYKVSINAHMQTHSLESPFRCQECNKGFQCAKTLRVHQRSHAALKPFECPECGLVFRHRSIMEDHRRKHSAGGRPHQCGICGKRFKFSSLLHQHQFLHTGQKPFQCPDCGKKFAFAQNMRAHWRQHRKLVHACPRCPVTFPDQSSLKVHMQSHRASEEGLAGAVQVNADSGKVRERSHTCPLCPLVLPDLAGLKAHILVHEAEERFGGSERVSMNNGESQERPLTCPHCPLVLPDRNSLQAHVVIHEVPTEEDGVVLRVGRKPGPKNVQEVPGGGLSGDHANRKPLKCPECGKTFRHRSVLELHMRIHSRDKPFQCKVCGKSFKFSSYLQQHLIIHTGQKPFKCPDCGKDFAFLQNMKTHQRLHQQKPYRCTQCRKGYSEESELQRHMVSHTGDKPHKCQLCNKSFGLAYLLRDHLNTHTGERPHRCLECNKSFPWLSSLLVHQKIHARKRQGLSQPLSLPMAAQRGRGRARGGRGRRGGRWASAWPRWGGGEGAGMPPSPSYPVAVAREPEWPGRLAQQPPAIYASQFNFQEQWQQHQTQQQWRSQVLVQQQQQQQQQQQQQQQQQQQQQQQWRSEQQHHQQQQQQWRSEVLVQQKQQQQPLSWADVPTSTQVGRASIQYGSPLPPHVDVASLWGFQTTASVPRTLSSPAKSGEGLEQKQQQAPALGWADGASAVPMGVVQRESSRSHIGNGPAVWGFQTPPSVPQTVGHPKKPGNGQDQQQSAVWTSAPAPAKMVPSSVQYEEAHPRRGNGGAKFGFQPSLDGPKALSSPSKFGEAQDQQQQKAQQPMMANLQAQPDQTTPVLSLPPPPAPPPPPPPQHHALPSSPSVSLALPQTLSLPALQTLALPPPISLSLSLPPPPPPLPLPPPPQSLPLPPTQPHRPDGSGTGSLPPSTQNNYLAQKRMICERLPCPPALPLLQPAPLAKVHQADGGRPLPFARNPLLQCMICGHSLPRELDLHLHYMQHAQGEI, from the exons ATGGTACCCAATCTTGTGATTGACTTAACAGCGTCCGAACATGAGGCCCACACGCACCCCGTCGTTTCCTGTGATAACCAGCGGGAATTTGAATGGTCCGAGGCGGAGGAAGAGTCGGAACTACACAGAGATGCAGTGGAGTACGATGAGAACAACG TGCCAGAGATGGGGGTGGACGTCTCACCCAAACTAATTGACAATGGAGTGGAATCAAGCcctggaggggaggaggtggaagCTGCAAAGCCTTCTTCGCCATCCCAGGACAGGGAGAAAAAGGTAAAGGGCACGGACAAGGAactgggagagaaggagggagggacggCGAAAGCCGAGGCGCCGGTGAAACAGAAGAAGAGCCGGCTGATATGCCGGGAGTGCGGCAAGCTGTTTACGCGCCGCGAGACGTTCAACCTGCACCGGCACTTCCACACGCACCAGGACGAGCTGGCCTCCCTCACCTGCAAGGAGTGCGGCCTCACCTTCCAGCACCGCAGCAGCCTGATCAAGCACCGCAGCGAGCACAAAGAGAAGAGCGCGCCCGTCGTTTTGGAGAAGAGGGTCCACGGCAGGGAAGGGAGGAGCCTGCAGTGCGCGCACTGCGGGGAGACGTTCCGCACGCTGGTCAAGCTGAGGTGCCACGCTTGCCGGCTGGCCCCGGAGAAGCCCTACCGCTGCCCGCTGTGCCGCAGGGAGTTCCAGTACAAGGTGTCGATCAACGCCCACATGCAGACGCACTCCCTGGAGAGTCCCTTCCGCTGCCAGGAGTGCAACAAGGGCTTCCAGTGCGCCAAGACCCTCCGCGTGCACCAGCGGTCCCATGCCGCCCTCAAGCCCTTCGAATGCCCCGAATGCGGCCTGGTCTTCCGCCATCGCTCCATCATGGAGGACCACCGGCGCAAGCACTCGGCGGGGGGGCGGCCCCACCAGTGCGGCATCTGCGGCAAGCGGTTCAAGTTCAGCAGCCTCCTGCACCAGCACCAGTTCCTGCACACGGGACAGAAGCCCTTCCAGTGCCCTGACTGCGGCAAGAAGTTCGCCTTCGCGCAGAACATGCGGGCGCATTGGCGGCAGCACCGCAAGCTGGTGCACGCCTGTCCGCGCTGCCCCGTCACTTTCCCGGACCAGAGCAGCCTGAAGGTGCACATGCAGAGCCATCGGGCTTCAGAGGAGGGCCTGGCAGGGGCGGTCCAAGTGAACGCAGATAGCGGCAAGGTTCGGGAACGGTCCCACACTtgtcccctctgccccctcgTCTTGCCTGACCTGGCCGGCCTAAAGGCGCACATACTGGTCCACGAGGCGGAGGAGAGGTTTGGAGGGTCGGAGAGGGTAAGCATGAACAATGGTGAAAGTCAAGAGCGCCCTCTCACCTGCCCCCACTGTCCCCTGGTCTTGCCTGACCGGAACAGCCTGCAGGCTCACGTTGTGATCCATGAGGTACCAACGGAGGAAGACGGTGTGGTGCTGAGGGTAGGTCGAAAGCCAGGCCCCAAAAACGTACAGGAAGTACCCGGGGGAGGGTTGAGCGGGGACCATGCAAACCGCAAGCCCCTGAAGTGCCCAGAGTGCGGCAAGACCTTCCGGCACCGTTCCGTTCTGGAGCTGCACATGCGCATTCACTCCAGAGACAAGCCCTTCCAGTGCAAAGTGTGCGGGAAATCCTTCAAATTCAGCAGCTACCTGCAACAGCATCTGATCATCCACACGGGCCAGAAGCCCTTCAAGTGCCCGGACTGCGGCAAGGACTTTGCCTTCCTCCAGAACATGAAGACCCACCAGAGGCTGCACCAGCAGAAGCCATATCGCTGCACCCAGTGCCGCAAGGGCTACAGTGAGGAGAGCGAGCTCCAGCGCCACATGGTCTCCCACACCGGTGACAAGCCGCACAAGTGCCAGCTGTGCAACAAGAGCTTCGGGCTGGCCTACCTGCTGCGTGACCACCTCAACACCCACACTGGGGAGCGGCCCCACCGCTGCCTGGAGTGCAACAAGTCCTTCCCCTGGCTGAGCAGCCTGCTGGTGCACCAGAAGATCCACGCCCGCAAACGGCAGGGGCTCAgccagcctctctccctcccgatGGCGGCCCAGAGGGGCAGGGGTCGGGCCAGGGGCGGCAGGGGCCGGAGAGGGGGTAGGTGGGCATCTGCCTGGCCCAGGTGGGGTGGAGGTGAGGGCGCGGGTATGCCGCCTTCGCCGTCTTATCCGGTTGCCGTGGCGAGAGAGCCAGAGTGGCCGGGAAGGCTGGCTCAGCAGCCGCCCGCGATCTACGCCTCACAGTTCAATTTCCAagagcagtggcagcagcaccagacacagcagcagtggagGTCACAGGTTTtggtccagcagcagcagcagcagcagcaacaacaacaacaacaacagcagcagcagcagcagcaacagcagcagtggaGATCAGAG cagcagcaccaccagcagcagcaacagcagtggAGATCAGAGGTTTTGGtccagcagaagcagcagcagcagcctctgAGTTGGGCAGATGTGCCCACGTCAACCCAGGTGGGCCGGGCCAGCATTCAGTACggttcccctctccctccgcaTGTGGACGTTGCCAGCTTGTGGGGCTTCCAAACAACTGCGTCTGTACCCCGCACCCTGAGCTCGCCTGCAAAATCTGGGGAGGGACttgagcagaagcagcagcaggcgCCCGCGCTGGGCTGGGCGGATGGAGCCTCGGCAGTGCCGATGGGCGTGGTTCAGCGGGAGTCCTCCCGTTCCCACATTGGCAACGGGCCTGCCGTGTGGGGCTTCCAGACACCCCCGTCTGTGCCCCAGACCGTCGG TCACCCAAAAAAACCCGGGAACGGGCAGGACCAGCAGCAGTCTGCAGTGTGGACTAGTGCGCCCGCTCCAGCGAAGATGGTCCCGAGTTCGGTCCAGTACGAGGAGGCCCATCCCAGACGAGGGAATGGAGGTGCTAAGTTTGGATTTCAGCCTTCTCTAGACGGCCCAAAGGCCCTGAGTTCTCCAAGTAAGTTTGGGGAGGCGCAagaccagcagcagcagaaagcgCAACAGCCAATGATGGCTAATCTCCAAGCCCAACCAGATCAGACCACCCCTGTTCTctcactgcccccaccccccgctcctcctcctcctcctcctcctcaacaCCATGCTTTACCTTCTTCTCCCTCAGTTTCCTTAGCCCTTCCACAGACCCTCTCTTTACCCGCCTTGCAaaccctcgctctccctccccctatttctctgtctctttctcttccccctcctcctcctcctcttcctcttcctcctcctcctcagtccCTGCCCTTACCGCCCACTCAGCCCCACCGTCCCGACGGCAGCGGCACCggctcgctccctccctccacccagAACAACTACCTCGCGCAGAAGCGCATGATTTGCGAGAGGCTGCCCTGCCCCCCGGCCTTGCCGCTGCTGCAGCCTGCGCCGCTGGCCAAAGTGCACCAGGCCGACGGCGGCCGGCCCCTGCCATTCGCCCGCAACCCCCTCCTCCAGTGCATGATCTGCGGACACTCTCTGCCCCGGGAGCTGGACTTGCACTTGCACTACATGCAGCACGCGCAGGGGGAGATTTAA